Proteins from a single region of Hordeum vulgare subsp. vulgare chromosome 6H, MorexV3_pseudomolecules_assembly, whole genome shotgun sequence:
- the LOC123405314 gene encoding uncharacterized protein LOC123405314, with translation MGGTVGMNYRSFKDDVVVIMKRKLPLIGVRRWSYIHPTIHRLIVADMIDRWDLEDTPDTEEKVLTIAKERYRGWRSTLSSTYKAYKTDAARLANLPEDLQPEEWEWMIEYFGTDLKFQERSQKNTDNRKKQKTKHRIGSKFYSQRNPETREEPDCITLWELTHTKNGT, from the exons ATGGGTGGTACAGTAGGAATGAACTATCGTTCATTCAAGGATGACGTGGTAGTCATAATGAAAAGAAAGTTACCACTCATTGGAGTAAGGAGGTGGTCGTACATACACCCTACCATACATCGACTCATTGTTGCAGATATGATA GATAGATGGGATCTAGAAGATACACCTGACACAGAAGAAAAGGTACTCACAATTGCGAAAGAGCGGTACAGAGGCTGGCGATCAACTCTAAGCTCCACTTacaaggcatacaaaacagatgcaGCTAGATTGGCTAATCTACCGGAAGATTTACAACCAGAAGAATGGGAATGGATGATTGAGTACTTTGGCACTGATTTAAAATTCCAG GAACGCAGCCAAAAGAACACCGATAACCGTAAGAAACAGAAGACAAAACACAGAATTGGATCAAAATTTTACTCGCAA AGAAACCCGGAAACTAGAGAAGAGCCAGATTGTATTACTCTGTGGGAACTCACCCACACGAAGAATGGAACATGA